In the Sorghum bicolor cultivar BTx623 chromosome 4, Sorghum_bicolor_NCBIv3, whole genome shotgun sequence genome, tgatctctagGAAGAATATTATTGGTTCTCAATGGCAATTTACAAATAGCTAGCTTAGAAAGTTGATAGCTATTaggaagtcgctagctattgtggagagtattgtgagagagttatttctagaagatcgtgctagattagctattaatgagtcgctagctatttgatctctctcctCGATAGCCAATAAGATgctacttttttattatttttatacgtcATCTCGCAAGCTATTTATAAAATACTATTGGGAACCAATAGAATTCCTtctagctagctatttgataaGATGAACTGTTTATGGGACTCTTTCTGGCGATCTGGACTTATGGACTGTTTATGGGACTCTTTCTGGCGATCTGGACTTCGAGCCTGCTTTGGTTGCGAGCCAATTCTGCTTTTCAAGAACTTGGCACAGGTGGGTCGCCGTCCGGCCCCTCTCTCTGACATGCAGGGCGAGGAACGTGGAGCCCGCGTGCCAGGCACGGCGACGGGCTGAAACTGTGGGCAGTGCGCGCGTGGCCAGGGACACGGTGTCACCCGGCAACGGGCTcgccggcagcagcagcaggctcgTCTCCAACAAGAGCGAGTTCACGCTGGGCTTCTTCAAGCCGGACACCACACCCTTCCACCACACAACCCCAACATGTACCTCGGCATATGGGTTCACTTGAATGCTCAAAAGGAATAATAAGATTAAGATAAGGCATGAAATAGAAAAGACCGAAGATAAAAGTTACCTAAACAGATATTCACAGCTCTTCAGATATAACTCTCAGGATTATTATATTCACAGAGATTTGCAAGTTGAGTTTTGCCACCGGAGACTGGACACGACACTTCATAAGGTACGAACTTAAAAGGCCAAGCTAAGTTTCTCAGACGCGAAAATGCAGAGCTAACAGCTGCGTATCTTCTCACTGGAGCATTTTCTAGCTAAAAGGTGAACCCCTGACCTAGTCATTGGCAACTAACTCTTCGTTTCTATTTTCTACCCTCTGAAGGACAAGTTTCTTCTGCGGGGCAAGTCCTTTTGCGATCGCCGCAGAACTTACATCCACGAGGACAGTGTCATCTTCTTTGAAATCGCCCTTCAGCACACCAAGGGCAATCTCATTCTCCACCATCTGCTGAATCACTCTCTTGACAGGCCTCGCACCATAGTTCGGGTCAAAGCCAAGAGACCCCAGAAGCTCGACGGCTGCTGTAGTGTATTGGAGATGAATCTTCTGTTGTTTCAGCCGGTTCTTAACCCGATTCAACTGCAAGTAAGGAAaccatttcaaattaaagagcaGACTACACAAACTATGTGCAAATGTGGAGAAATAACTTAAGGTTGATACTGTggtttaaatatatattatatctATCAGGCATGCTTCTAAAATGAATTGTTAAATGTTTACCTGGATCTCCACAATGTGGTTGATCTCGCTTGTATCCAGTGGTTGAAACACTATGTACTCATCTATCCTGTTCAAGAACTCTGGTCGGAATGTTTGTCGGGCCATCTCAATCACctgcttcttcattatctcataAACGGCCTCCTTGCTGTCTGTGGTGTTTCTAAGCGTGTCAAGGATCAATGATGACCCGATGTTTGAGGTCATGATGATGACACAGTTAGTGAAGCTGACAGTCCTGCCTTGTGAATCAGTTATTCTTCCATCGTCCAACAGTTGCAACAAAATGTTAAAGACATCCTGGTGCGCTTTCTCAATTTCATCAAACAGAACAACTGAGTAAGGCCGCCGGCGAACAGATTCAGTCAATTGGCCTCCTTCCTCGTAACCAACATATCCAGGTGGGGCACCAACCAAACGGGAGACAGCATGCTTCTCCATGTACTCGCTCATATCAATTCGTATTAGGGCATTCTCAGTGTTGAAAAGGAATTCAGCCAGTGTCTTACCCAGCTCAGTCTTTCCTACACCTGTAGGTCCCATAAACATAAAGCTTGCTATCGGACGGTTAGGATCTGATAGGCCTGCCCTAGAACGGCGGATGGCGTTGGCCACTGATTTGACTGCAATATCTTGGCCAATAACCCTCTTGTGAAGTACATCTtctagcagcagcagcttcTCTCTTTCAGACTGTTGAAGGTTCGACACTGGAATACCAGTCCACTTGCTCACAATCTCAGCAATGTCCACGTCAGTCACCTCTTCTCGAAGCATTGACTTCCCTGATTGCTGGAATTCAACAAGTTTATTCTCAGCCTCTTCCAGCTGTTTCTGAAGTGACAAAAGCGTTCCATACTTCAGTTCAGCAGCACGATTCAAATCATATTCTCTCTCAGCAGCTTCAATCTCCAGGTTCACTCTGTCAATCTAAAACAAGATAAAGACAAGAATTAGAGCCCATATGACACCAAGGCAGAAAAAAAATCAGCCTGATCGGATAGCTGGCTGTTGCTCTGCTGCAGCAGCCAACTAGCAACATGTGCAGCCCAAACAGCAGCAGCGATAGCAGGCATTCAGCAGCAAACAGCCAGAGCTTGCTCTCAGCTCTTCACAATTGCAGTCGACTGGCTGTGTGGCACAGCCACAGCATAAACAGCGCTTGCGCTTTAAGTAGAAGCGATCCGAGCAAACATATATGGCAGGCAATACACAGAAGAGTAAAGAATGCACGTACCTCTTCTTTAATTGATCTTATACGAGTCATCAAAGATTTCTCATACTCCCAATGTTCTGAAAGATTTTTCTGCTTCTGTTTGAGAGATTCTAGTTCAGCTTCAAGCTTGCTCAGTCGTTCTTTGGAGGCTTTATCTGTATCATTCTTCAATGAGAGCTTTTCCATTTCAAGCCTTATGATTTCTCTGTCTACCTCATCCAATTCAATAGGCTTTGATGTTATCTCCATTTTGAGCTTAGCAGCTGCTTCATCAACTAGATCAATGGCTGGATGCACAAATGAAGAATTATATTAGATAATGAATAGATCAGCTCGCTGTTCATTGTAACCTATCCACATTATAGCATACAAAGTACCTTTGTCCGGCAAAAAACGTCCAGTGATGTATCGATCGGATAGAACTGCTGCAGCAACAAGAGCTCCATCTGATATCTTAACACCATGATGCAGTTCATATCGTTCTCGCAAACCACGCAGTATGGAGATGGTATCCTCAACCGCTGGCTCACCGCAATAAACTTGTTGAAACCTACGCTCAAGAGCAGCATCCTTCTCAATATACTTCCTGTACTCATCCAATGTTGTTGCTCCAATGCAGCGGAGTTCTCCACGGCCTAGCATTGGCTTCAACAGGTTACCAGCATCCATCGCTCCACCAGCGGCTCCTATTCAGAGAACAAACAGCATGACAATATTCAGAGCACTGCCTCTCCTGGAATGTGGTATAAGCATCAATATGATAAAACAAAGCCTCAGTGATTTGAAAGCACAAGGCCAGCACAAACCAAACAAAATGAAACACCCTTGTGTAGATCTGTCTAATCATTACAGAGAGCTTACCTTCGATTAATATTTTCAAGTCTATCGATGTACGTTCACTGCCATGAAAAAAACTTGCAAATAACCAAAACACAGAACAAGTTAGAAGTACAAACCTGCACCAACAACAGTATGGATCTCATCAATGAACAAGATGATCTGTCCATTAGAAGCAGTGACCTCCTTTAGAACAGCCTTTAGTCTCTCCTCAAATTCACCACGGAATTTAGCTCCAGCAAGTAGTGCTCCCATATCCAATGAAATAAGCTGTAATTGCAGATGTACATAGCATCAGAACATACAGTCTATTGCATTCTTGACACTATACAACTGTGTCTACTCTTCTGTTATTAGTGACATGTTATTCCACATCTGACTGTAAGCTCTGGATTTTGCATTATTTTTTGATTAGTTGATAATCAAAATGCTTCAATGAACATCgggtatatatatatcaatcaaaagtttttttttaacaaGACCAGCACGAAGTGATGCCCATTTTATAGAGAAGGAATAATTACAGCCTGGGACGCTGGGAAGCATGGAGGAGAGTTCTCTGCCATGGCACAGGCAGAAAATATGATTGCCTAAAATTCAGTAAACTAGACTAGATATAACATTAACATTTCAATACCCTTCTATTCATTAGAGGTTCGGGAACATCTCCTCGTACAATACGTTGAGCCAGTCTGAAATAAGAGCAAGATGGTTGATTACTGCATGTTCAAAGCAGCAAAGCATAGGCATACTACAAAAAAACTACAAACAATAAATGAACCAGTAATCACCCTTCAGCAATAGCTGTTTTGCCAACTCCTGGCTCGCCAATGATTACAGGATTATTTTTAGTTCTTCTACATAGGATCTGAATGCATCTGCGTACTTCATCATCACGGCCTATAACAGGATCAAGTTTTCCACGCCGAGCTGATTCCGTCAAGTCAATACCATACTTCTCTAGAGCCTGGTACTTTCCTTCTGGATCTGGAAACAGAAAAACAATATAGGCATATAAAACAGGTTATCGGTTATTATATTGTTATTTACTTATCAGGATCAAGTCAACTTTCTGGACAATAAAGGAAgctatatgaatatgaataaagTACAAATAAATACTAAAACCACAGAAGTACTCTgccaaaagagagaaaagaaaatgtcACAAGACATACTCTGATCTGTGACTCGCTGGCTTCCACGTACTGCTGAAATAGCTTCTTTAAGATCATTCTCCACAATTTTCAGATCTTTGAAGAGCTGCTGTCCAAACCTTTTATCTGAAGCGAATGCTTGCAGGATGTGCTCAACTGACACAAACTCATCACCATATTCTTTTTTATGCTTCTTCGCATTATCCAATATCGACACAAAACTTGATCCTATAATTGGCCCAGTTGTATCACCGACGACCTACCAATGCAAGACCCAAATCTTAATAAAATTTACCACCTTGATAAGCAGAACTTGTTTAGTTAGTCTAATCTACAAATTAATAAGGCCCACTGCTAATACCTTTGGCTGTCTAGAAATAAAGTCATCTGTAGCTTGCAGGACTGACGTGTTGTCTATGCCCGCTTTTGAAAATATCCTGCGTGCTAGCCCATCCTTTTGCTCCAGAAGAGCTTTCATCAAGTGCTCTGACTCCACTATCTGTTGTTTTGACGATCTTGCTGCATCAACCGCACCAACAATCCCCTCCCAGGCCATCTCAGTAAATTCTCCTGGTGTTATCTGTTTTGATCAAAGAAAAATAAGGAAAAACATAGAGATTAGAACTCAAACCAACAGTAGTTTGCAACCCATTGCTGCATATACCACACCCTGCTGCTGGAACAGACATATTTGGGTCACCTGTTTTCAGGGAAATTATTATGGTAGCTATTTAGACTATTTGGTGCCATCAAAACAGTACAGTCTTCGAAGATGCAGTTCCATCAGTTCGCAGATGGAAGCAATCTTTCAAGTCTGAATTTGCTCTACTGTTTCTTAAGGCAAAATCCAATGTTAAGAGTTTGTTGTCCGATTGGTTGACCAATTTTACCATGATGTTAGTCTCCTTCTCTTTTGACTTATGATCCTTGTGAATCCCTCTTGTAcattatttttttcctttctgTATATACATATAAAAAGAAAGAGATCTTACCCTGGAGAAGACACCCCAcgttaaaataaataaataatcacAATCGGAAACCTGCCCTAGCGCACATACAAATACTGCAAACCAAGCAAAGAGCTAGATGCATGTGAAAGCTATAGTGAttcacagttggagacactctaTTCAAGTGGAAACCTATAGGCTATAGTAAAAGTATAGCACTCTGATATATTGTTTAACCACCACATCTACAAACCGGTCAGTTGATTCTACAAACTTTTGAAACAAGGTTGGAAACTGTTGACTCATCTAACCAATAAAGAACGAGAGAATGCAATCACCAACACAAGATGAAAATACAGCTACAGCAAGACAACAGTCCAACAACATCAACACAAGAAGCGCCTAAAATCATCATCTCACCATCACTTATGAAGATTGCATTGTGGGATAGAACTATACAAATCATTCCATACTTCTGAAGATCAAAGGATGAAATCAGTGACACCATACTACTACACGATCGTATCACTCTTATCATTATGTCATTCAAAGTTATCTTGACACCACGAATCTTTACGAATTTGTAACAGAAGTGCAGAACAGCAAGCATTAGCTTAACAATCCAAACGTTTGGTTAGCCAAATCTCTACAGCACTGACCGAAATTGAATCACCACGAGTGGCAGCCAACAGGCGGCTCGGCGCATAAAAACAGAGACACGGCCACGCTGTACATAAGTAGGCACCAACCTGAGACGAGGACGAGGTGCCGGTGGCGCTGTAATGAGCGGGCGTCGTCGAGTGGAACAGCCGGCGCGGCGGCACCAGGATCCCAGCTCCGCCGGCCCCGACGGGAAACCGCCCCAAAGGCGCGGCCAGCCACGCCGGCCTCCTCGTCGTGGCGGCGGCGAAGACGGAGGAGGCATCACCCGCGAGCGGCGCGAGGGACCGCGGGAGGACTTCGCGGCTAACGCCGGGGGCCTGGCGGCGGGTGGTGGCCGCCGCGGCCGCACGGGCTGCGCGCGCTAGCCTGGACGCGGCGGAGCGCGCCATCGTGGCGGAGGGGTTTGGGTCTGGGTTTAGCGCTTGtctgcggcggcggcagcggacaCTGGACTGGCCAAGCGGTGACGCCGCGAAGATGCCGGCTCGGTTATTTGTCGCGGCGGCGGTGGTTGAGAGGGCGCAACGGAGAGGGGTGGCGATGCTTGGAGAAGGGGAAAGAAGATGCGCCGGCACCGGAGGCGAAGCGGATGGAAGGTTGCAGAAGCTTCTGCTGGATGCGGTGCTCGGCGACCTCCGTGCAACATCAACCGTCTGATCTGCCGCTCTTTCCGTAACCGACGGATACCGTTCGTACCAGACTCAAGGGCCCACTCATCGGTAAAGATAGAATGGAGGAAGGCGTTAGGCGGCGCgagttcttttctttctttcgtcGCATCCTCTGCTCGGCGGAAGCAGCGGATGAAGGCACAATACAGTGCATGGAGTGATTCAGAATTTCGTATCCAAATCTTTTGCAAATTGCAAACGCATATAAACTACAAAGCATGATCACATGCTTCAGCTGAATTTCACCTGTAAGCTTCAGACTTTGAAAGACTGTTTACCATGGTGGAAGTTGGATATCTAGAACAAATTCAGGTTATCCGCCGTTGATCTGAAGATGCAAACCTATCTCCCAGTCCCAGGCTACCAGACAATCATGCAAATGACGAGTAAGATCAATAATTCCATGTTTCTCGAACAGCAATCTTGTGTGCTGTGATCTTTCTGAATTTCTTCAACATATCGCCAATGACAATCAACAAATGGAACAGCAAAAAGATTTCCAAAGAGTAATAAACAGGAAAACATTCCTTGCTCATAACCATGCTATATATATCACGATAACCACAGTTAACACCTGACTTAAAACATAGCCATACGAGTTAAGGTAGCAAATACCACATAGTTGATATAAGGACGTGACACTGGAACCTGGTCGCTAAACTGAAAAAACCAAATGCAAAGGGCATTTGTGATGCAAACTTGCTACTATAAACAACTTTGAGCAGGCAAATTAGCATGGACCAATCAAGCGCCGAACCCCCACAAATGCGGAAAAACTTGATGTAGGGAACTGAAGCCTGCTAGACCAGTTCCCAGTCCCCATCAATGAAGGGGACGCCATCGTCTGCGCGGTCCTGCATTGAAATAAAATGACATGGTTCACATAAGAAAATGGGACCGAAATGGTGGCTACTGTCAAAAATGAAAAGAAGATTTATAGGATCATACCGGCCTAAACATGTCCACGACAATGTCATCCAGACCACCACTGAGTCCCCTTTGCAGCCTACTTGTCCCCATCATGAGTTCGTTGTTATAGCTTAGATGACTACTAACAGCTTGATGATCAATCCTGCCATCTTGCAGAGGGGGGACTCCACCTGAATTACCACCGTCCAGTGTCTGCCTCGGAACAACAGAACCGTCTATGCGAAGGTTCGGCAATGAAGAGTTGATGCCTGAATTACTAAGTGCAAGGTTGTTATTCAGCATCTCTCTTGAGTTCGTGCTGCTTCCATATGCGAAGGGCGCCGCTTCCTGAGTGAACGGCATTGGAAGACCGTTGCTGGCTAGTGATGCTACTTGGCTCTGCATTTCATTTCCCAGCAAGGGAATCTGACTGGATGCTTCTGTAAAGCTTGAGAGAGGCTCAAGCTTGGGCCCATTCACAATTCTGTCCTTCTGACCAAGCTCCTGAACGTTGGAGGATGAGACCGCAGTTGGCCAGGTAGTGTTGCATCTTCCAAGATCTGGAAACTGGGGAGACTCACCAACAAATGAGTTGAATGGGTCTGCAGAAGACTGCAGCCGACCAAGGTGTTGTTGGTTGCTTGGCTCAAGAGACTGTAATGGCAAGTTATTTGTCGTAACCAATTGTATGCTGTTTGATATGTTCGCAAATGAATTACCAGAAGGGCCAGTAGGAAAGCATTTGCTAGTATCCTGCAGTGGCATATGCGCACCCCTGATCAGGTTGCCGTTGTTCATCCCCCCGACATTGCCTACGGAAGTGCTCATATTGTTCTGGGTGTGTCCAATCTGAAGCGGCTGCGAAGGCAGCAAACCATGCATACCAAATGCAGGAGAGTTCATCCTTGCAAGGAGGTTGTTTGGCTGTGAATGGTTAGTGGTTGGAACTGGCCGGTATCTCCCATATGCATTGTATTGCCTGAAGGCATCTAGTCCCATGTTGACATAAGCAGGGTTTCTTCCTCCAAATGCAGCAGTTAGGTTAGCCTGCCTGCTTGCATCTGCACTGAGTCTTTTCAGATACAGCCGATACTTCTGCAAACCAACAAAGAAGGATTTATTAAATGTGTTTCTAATTGcaacaaaggaaaaaaaataagatGCTGAAGGGAGCAAAGAAATTTGTTGTCTTTACAAGGACATGAACTGTATAATGTGTTGCTTGTGGATATCACTTTCTGTTTCTTTCAAAAGTATACCAAGCATGTGAAGAAATACTGATAGGTTTGAGAATTTCCTAGATATGgtgaaaaaataaaatacaGTTGATGTGCTTTTTTTTGAAAGTaaatggcaggagctctgccttgcATTAAAGtacggaaaagaagaacacaAGAAAACATGCCCAACCCCAGGACAAGCCACAAACAAACAGAAACTGCAACAAGAACCCGCTTTCAAAATACACAGTATTCAAGCTTACAGTTGATAGATAATCATAAGTTCCAAAGATATCACATAATAAACATGTGATGAACATTATATATACAAATATAAATGTGAGGCCCAACAGAACTACGTAGGGATGGAAATCAAACCTGCAGATGACTTGCAACATTCTCCCTTGTGATGTTCTCGACATTCATGAGATCCAATATTTTCTTTGGAACAGCCTCTGCATTTATAGACACGAGTACATGCTATTATGATACATGAATAAtatgaaaaaaaaggaaaattatTAGTTAACATTCTGGTAACTAAGTTACATCGTTAGAACTCTTACTGTCAATGCCAAGCTGGTTGACAGCAGCCACAAACTTTCGGTGTAATTCAACAGACCACACGACCCTTGGCTTCTTCTGGGTTGATGAGTC is a window encoding:
- the LOC8079407 gene encoding chaperone protein ClpB3, mitochondrial, coding for MARSAASRLARAARAAAAATTRRQAPGVSREVLPRSLAPLAGDASSVFAAATTRRPAWLAAPLGRFPVGAGGAGILVPPRRLFHSTTPAHYSATGTSSSSQITPGEFTEMAWEGIVGAVDAARSSKQQIVESEHLMKALLEQKDGLARRIFSKAGIDNTSVLQATDDFISRQPKVVGDTTGPIIGSSFVSILDNAKKHKKEYGDEFVSVEHILQAFASDKRFGQQLFKDLKIVENDLKEAISAVRGSQRVTDQNPEGKYQALEKYGIDLTESARRGKLDPVIGRDDEVRRCIQILCRRTKNNPVIIGEPGVGKTAIAEGLAQRIVRGDVPEPLMNRRLISLDMGALLAGAKFRGEFEERLKAVLKEVTASNGQIILFIDEIHTVVGAGAAGGAMDAGNLLKPMLGRGELRCIGATTLDEYRKYIEKDAALERRFQQVYCGEPAVEDTISILRGLRERYELHHGVKISDGALVAAAVLSDRYITGRFLPDKAIDLVDEAAAKLKMEITSKPIELDEVDREIIRLEMEKLSLKNDTDKASKERLSKLEAELESLKQKQKNLSEHWEYEKSLMTRIRSIKEEIDRVNLEIEAAEREYDLNRAAELKYGTLLSLQKQLEEAENKLVEFQQSGKSMLREEVTDVDIAEIVSKWTGIPVSNLQQSEREKLLLLEDVLHKRVIGQDIAVKSVANAIRRSRAGLSDPNRPIASFMFMGPTGVGKTELGKTLAEFLFNTENALIRIDMSEYMEKHAVSRLVGAPPGYVGYEEGGQLTESVRRRPYSVVLFDEIEKAHQDVFNILLQLLDDGRITDSQGRTVSFTNCVIIMTSNIGSSLILDTLRNTTDSKEAVYEIMKKQVIEMARQTFRPEFLNRIDEYIVFQPLDTSEINHIVEIQLNRVKNRLKQQKIHLQYTTAAVELLGSLGFDPNYGARPVKRVIQQMVENEIALGVLKGDFKEDDTVLVDVSSAAIAKGLAPQKKLVLQRVENRNEELVAND
- the LOC8079408 gene encoding two-component response regulator ORR24, whose protein sequence is MTVEDVKLQAAKANGGGHGAKDQFPVGMRVLAVDDDPTCLKLLEKLLQHCQYHVTTTGQAATALKLLREKKDQFDLVISDVHMPDMDGFKLLELVGLEMDLPVIMLSANGETQTVMKGITHGACDYLLKPVRIEQLRTIWQHVVRRRSCDAKNNGNDNDDSGKKLQVVSAEGDNGGGNRNKRTSRRGRDDNGDDGDDSDENSNENGDSSTQKKPRVVWSVELHRKFVAAVNQLGIDKAVPKKILDLMNVENITRENVASHLQKYRLYLKRLSADASRQANLTAAFGGRNPAYVNMGLDAFRQYNAYGRYRPVPTTNHSQPNNLLARMNSPAFGMHGLLPSQPLQIGHTQNNMSTSVGNVGGMNNGNLIRGAHMPLQDTSKCFPTGPSGNSFANISNSIQLVTTNNLPLQSLEPSNQQHLGRLQSSADPFNSFVGESPQFPDLGRCNTTWPTAVSSSNVQELGQKDRIVNGPKLEPLSSFTEASSQIPLLGNEMQSQVASLASNGLPMPFTQEAAPFAYGSSTNSREMLNNNLALSNSGINSSLPNLRIDGSVVPRQTLDGGNSGGVPPLQDGRIDHQAVSSHLSYNNELMMGTSRLQRGLSGGLDDIVVDMFRPDRADDGVPFIDGDWELV